The sequence TGAACGGCATTGCCGTCGGCGTAATCGAGCTCAAGCGCAGCCGCGTCAGCATCGGTGATGGCATCCGCCAGAACCTCTCCAACCAGCAGCCGGAGTTCAACGCCTGGTTTTTTGCCACCAACCAGTTGGTGTTTGCCGGCAACGACTCCGAGGGCCTGCGCTATGGGGCCATCCTCACACCGGAGAAATACTTCCTCACCTGGAAGGAAGACGAAGCCGATAACAGCTCCCTCAAGCTCGACAAGTACCTGAGCCGGATCTGCAGCAAGGAACGGCTGATCGAACTGCTGCGTGACTTCGTTCTCTTCGATGCCGGTATCAAGAAGCTACCCAGGGTGCATCAATACGTCGGCATCAAGGCCGCTCAGCAGCATGTGCGTGAGCGACGTGGCGGCATCATCTGGCACACCCAGGGCAGCGGCAAGAGCATCGTGATGGTGCTGCTGGCCCGTTGGATCCTTGCGAACAACCCCAATGCCCGGGTCGTCGTGATCACCGACCGCGATGAGCTCGACAAGCAGATTGAAGGTGTATTTGGTGGCGCGGGCGAAACCATCCAGCGCAGCAGCAGCGGCCGGGATCTGATGCAGGCCCTGGGCCAGCCCACACCCCGTCTGCTCTGTTCCCTGGTCCACAAGTTCGGCGTCCGTGGCGTCGACGACTTCGAGGCCTTCCTTGAGCAGCTCCAGGCGCAACCCAGCCCGGCCGTCGGTGAGCTGTTCATCTTTGTCGACGAGTGTCACCGCACCCAGAGCGGCAAGCTGCACCGGGTCATGAAGGCGCTGCTGCCCGAGGCCGTCTTCATTGGCTTCACCGGCACCCCCTTGCTGAAGAAGGACAAAGCCACCAGCCTGGAAGTTTTCGGAGGTTACATCCACACCTACAAGTTCAGCGAAGGTGTGGCAGATGGTGTGATCCTTGATCTGGTCTACGAAGCCCGTGACATTGATCAACGCCTCAGCTCCCAGGCGAGGGTGGACCAGTGGTTTGCTGTCAAGACGGAGAGGCTCAATCCCTGGCAACAGCGCGAGCTCAAGCGGCAATGGGGAACGCTGCAGAACGTGCTGAGCTCCAAGGCACGGATGAACCGGATCGTGGCCGATGTTCTCTTCGACTTTTCCGTGCAACCCCGATTGGCCAGTCAGCGCGGCAATGCCATCCTGGTGGCTTCGAGTATCTACGAGGCCTGCCGCTACTTCGCGTTGTTCAACCAGAGCGAACTCAAGAGCAAATGTGCCGTGATCACCTCCTACGACCCCAAGGCAGCAGACGTGACGAGGGAAGAAGTGGGTGCCAACACCGAAACCGATAAGCAGTTCATCTACAACACCTACACCACCCTGCTCGATGGCATGGCCGCCCAGCCGGGAATGACCCGCACCGAGGCCTATGAGGAGCAGGCCAAGCAACGCTTCATCCATCAGCCGGCTCAGATGAAGCTGCTGATCGTGGTCGACAAGCTCCTCACCGGCTTCGATGCCCCCTCCTGCAGCGTGCTCTACATCGACAAGTCGATGCAGGATCACGGCCTCTTCCAGGCCATCTGCCGCACCAATCGCCTCGATGGCGACGACAAGCCCTATGGCTGCATCGTCGATTACAAAGACCTGTTCAAGAAAGTCGAGAATGCCATTGCCGTGTACTCCACCGATCAGCTGGACCGCTCAGCAGGCGGGGCTGATCCCGATGTGCTTCTCCAGGACCGGCTCACCAAGGCGAAGCAGCGGCTGGAGGAAGCCCTGGAGCAGGAGGCATTGCTCGCCGAGCCCGTGCCGCCTCCAATGGATGAGTTAGCTGTTCTGCATCACTTCTGCGGCAACACGGAGTGTCCGGACGACCTGCAGGAGCGTGAACCCCTGCGAATGGCTTACTACAAGGCCGTCGCTGAGCTCACAAGGGCCTATGCAGCCCTGGCCAATGAGCTTTCAGAGGCGGGATGCTCCGCTTCAGAAGCCAACCGGATCACCCGACAACGGGACAAGGCACTGGAGTGGAGGCAGGTGATTCGCCTTGCGTCGGGCGAAAATCTCGATCTGAAGGCTTACGAGGCCGACATGCGCTATTTGATTGACTCCTACATTGAGGCTGACCTGCCGAGAAAGATCTCAGCTTTTGACGACATCGGCCTGCTGGAGCTGATCATCAAGACGGGCGTTGCAGAAGCTATTCGACAGCAGTTTGGCAAGGCGCGCGGCAACCGCAAGGCTGTGGCCGAAACAATCGAAAACAACATCCGCCGCACGATCATCAGCGAGCGCGCCAATGATCCGGCTTTCTACGATCGTATGTCGCAGGTTCTTGCTGAAATTATCCACTTCCGCAAACAGCAGGCTGAGGCCTACGAGGAGTACCTTCGTCGTGTTGCGGAGTTGGCTCGCCAGCTCAACCAGCAGAAAGCTGACAACACGCCAACCCAGCTGGATACGCCTGGGAAACGAGCACTCTGGAACAACCTGAATGGGAATCTGGAGCTGGCGCTCCGCATCGACTGCACCGTTCGCGAGGTCAGGCCTGATGGCTGGCGTGGTACCCAAGCCAAAGAGCAGCTGATCAAGGCGGCTCTCTTCGGTGTCCTGCAAGATCCCGCAGACGTGGAGCGCCTCTTCCCCATCCTCGTGGCCCAGCCTGAGTACTGATGACCTTGGCTTTCCCCAGCCATCAGCTTGTGATCGGGTCCTTGTCGGTGGAGGTCACCCTGAAGCCGATCAAGCACCTGCACCTTTCGGTGGTGCCACCCCATGGCTCCGTGCGGATCTCTGCGCCGGAGCGGATGAGCCCCGACCATGTGAGGGCCTATGCCATTGGCAAGCTCAGCTGGATTCGTAAGCAACAGTCCCGGCTTGAAGGCCAGCAGAGGGAAAGCCCAAGGCAGGTCGTGGAACGGGAATCCCATCATCTCTGGGGTCGACGATTACTGCTGCAGATCCAGGAAGTGAACGCGGCTCCGAGGATCGAAGTGCATCCCAGCACACTGGTGCTGTTTATTCGATCCGGCTCAACAGCAAAGAAGCGGCAGAGCATTCTCGCTGCCTGGTACCGCGATGAGCTCAGAAAGGAAGCTGCGATCCTGATCCAGAAATGGGAGCAGCAACTGAACGTGCAGGCGAATCGACTCTTTGTTCAGGCAATGACCCGTCAATGGGGGAGCTGTAATCCGAAATCAAGGAATATCCGCCTGAATACTCAGCTGGCTCAGAAGCCAAAGAACTGCCTTGATTACATCGTCCTCCATGAGCTTGCCCATCTACGCGTACC is a genomic window of Cyanobium sp. NS01 containing:
- a CDS encoding type I restriction endonuclease subunit R translates to MSTLERVTQNRIVGLFHEELNYRYLGDWKDRAGNSNIEEEILTGYLQRRGYSPAEISGSLYQLRIAADISQVGLYEANRRVYALLRYGVQVKAAADQPTSTVALIDWHTPDANDFAIAEEVTLKGPKERRPDLVLYVNGIAVGVIELKRSRVSIGDGIRQNLSNQQPEFNAWFFATNQLVFAGNDSEGLRYGAILTPEKYFLTWKEDEADNSSLKLDKYLSRICSKERLIELLRDFVLFDAGIKKLPRVHQYVGIKAAQQHVRERRGGIIWHTQGSGKSIVMVLLARWILANNPNARVVVITDRDELDKQIEGVFGGAGETIQRSSSGRDLMQALGQPTPRLLCSLVHKFGVRGVDDFEAFLEQLQAQPSPAVGELFIFVDECHRTQSGKLHRVMKALLPEAVFIGFTGTPLLKKDKATSLEVFGGYIHTYKFSEGVADGVILDLVYEARDIDQRLSSQARVDQWFAVKTERLNPWQQRELKRQWGTLQNVLSSKARMNRIVADVLFDFSVQPRLASQRGNAILVASSIYEACRYFALFNQSELKSKCAVITSYDPKAADVTREEVGANTETDKQFIYNTYTTLLDGMAAQPGMTRTEAYEEQAKQRFIHQPAQMKLLIVVDKLLTGFDAPSCSVLYIDKSMQDHGLFQAICRTNRLDGDDKPYGCIVDYKDLFKKVENAIAVYSTDQLDRSAGGADPDVLLQDRLTKAKQRLEEALEQEALLAEPVPPPMDELAVLHHFCGNTECPDDLQEREPLRMAYYKAVAELTRAYAALANELSEAGCSASEANRITRQRDKALEWRQVIRLASGENLDLKAYEADMRYLIDSYIEADLPRKISAFDDIGLLELIIKTGVAEAIRQQFGKARGNRKAVAETIENNIRRTIISERANDPAFYDRMSQVLAEIIHFRKQQAEAYEEYLRRVAELARQLNQQKADNTPTQLDTPGKRALWNNLNGNLELALRIDCTVREVRPDGWRGTQAKEQLIKAALFGVLQDPADVERLFPILVAQPEY
- a CDS encoding M48 family metallopeptidase → MTLAFPSHQLVIGSLSVEVTLKPIKHLHLSVVPPHGSVRISAPERMSPDHVRAYAIGKLSWIRKQQSRLEGQQRESPRQVVERESHHLWGRRLLLQIQEVNAAPRIEVHPSTLVLFIRSGSTAKKRQSILAAWYRDELRKEAAILIQKWEQQLNVQANRLFVQAMTRQWGSCNPKSRNIRLNTQLAQKPKNCLDYIVLHELAHLRVPRHGEEFIALLDSHLPDWEERRRLLNTLPLLCG